CGGCTTTGATCCGGAGACCGGCGCCTACCTCTTTGTGGATTGCTCACCACAAAGCCCCAAGGGACGGATGAGCCTCTGCTACGACCGCGAGGGACTGGAGTCCCGCAAGGAACACCGACCGGCGAACAGCGCGATGGACCTGGCCGCGGAAATGGGTGTTTCCCTCCTGACGGAGGACGAATACCGCCGCCTTCAGGATCTCGGGGATTTCGACACGAAAACCTCAAGCTGGCTGAAGACGCCGGATGATGTCCGCAAGCTGGGCGGCGCGCTGTTCGGTGACCGCCGTTTCGGACGGACGTTCATCTACCACAACGGAGCACAGTCCTACTACAGCGGCCGTGGCTTCAGGACGGTGCTGGGGATCTGATCCGGCCGCGGGCCGCGACTACCCATCCGGGTAGTTTGCATCCGTGCGGATCCGGCCGAATTTCACGGGGCTTTTCCCATGCCCGCAGTGCCTTCCATTTTCTCCCGTGTCTTCTTCGGCCTGCTGGCTGGTGTGGCGGTTCTTTCCCCCATGTCCTCTGGTGCGGCGGAACCGACGCGGATCGTCGCAACGGGCGGCCGGATCGCCTACACCTTCTATGCCCCGGCAACCGCCAACACATCCTTCTGGCAGAGGACGCCCCACAAGCTCGGCGGACCGGTGTCCGAAATGCAGGTCGGCTTCATGGACTGGATGTATCCGACCAGCGGGGCCGAGACACCGAACACCGGCAATGATGTCACCATCGGCCACGCCTGGCTGGAGCGGGCATCGACAGGGCAGATCGTCCCGCTCTTGTTCAACGGGCTGCGCACGCTGGTGCTGCCGATGAACTCCACCACACCCTACTGGCTGTCCGATCCCGTTCCATCGGCCTCATGGAACGGATTTCCACCGGCGAAGGACGAGGTGTTCTGGCTGCACGTGAAAGGCACCATCCCATCCGGCGGCAAGACGCCCGTGGGAACCCCGGCGAACTTCACCGGAGCAAGATGCATCTTCTATCCGCCTGCGAACGACACGGGCAATGTGGACGTGGCGGGCGTGGTGCCGACCATCACCGGCCAGGTCGCCCGCACCCAGGGCCTGCCGCTCATTTTCCTGGGCCGCTTCACCGGCCCCGGCCACCTCTCCGTCATCGGCGTGGGCGACAGCATCCTCGACGGGACCGGTGACCAGGCGAATCCCGCGCCGGTGATCTCCGGCTACGGATTCTTCAACCGCGCCGCGCTGGACTCCACCGGAGGAAACACGATCGCAATGTTCAACCTGACCCGCCATGGCCAGACCGCCTTCTCATGGATCACCCCATCGCGGCAGACCCGCCAGCGGCCGTTCCTGAAGTTCGCCAACGTGATGGTGGAGGAGTATGGCACGAACGACCTGGGCCAAGGCGGGACGGGCAACCCCACGGAAATGCTCTCAAGGGTGGAAGGCATCTGGTCCGCCGCACGGGCGGAGGGGGTCCAGAAGATCGTCAGGACCTTGCTGATGCCCAGGACGGACTCGACGAACAATTGGTCCGATCTCGCCGGCCAGACGCCGAAGCCCGGATGGGGAGCCGGAGGGAAACGGGATGACTTCAACAACCGTCTCATTGCCGCCGGACAGGCCGGCAAGTTCGATCTCCTGCTCGATACCCTGGATGTGCTGGCAGACCCCGCCGACAGGAACCGCTGGCGGACCAACGGCGCACCGAACTACACCGCCGCGGACGACGCCCATGTGAGCCGGAGCGGCAACCAATTGCTCGCGCCGCATCTCCGCAACGCCCTGCTCTCCCTCACGGTGGACCGCGGCGACTACGCCTCATGGGCCGGTGGCGCCGATTGGCAGGGACAGGATCCCACACCCGGCGGTGACGCGGATGGGGACGGGGTGAAGAACCTCATCTCCTACGCCCTGGACGTTCCACCGGTCGGGTCCGCTGCCCTGGGGGCACTGCCGACCGGCATGCTGGACACCACCACCGCCGGTGGTCCGTGGCATGTTTTCACCTTCCGGGAAAACCTCGAAGCAAGGGACATCACCGTGGCAGTGGAAAGCAGCCCGGACCTCGCGACATGGACGCCCGTCGTGCCGGATGGCACCACCGCCATCCTGGAAACCATCGCCGCGAATGTGGATGGCGACGGCACCGCCGCGCTCCGCCGGATCCGCCTGAAGCAGGATCCGGTGAATCCGCACCGCTTCATGCGGCTGAGGCTGGAACATTGATTCCCGCGTGGCGGGTGGCTTCATGCCAGTTGCCTGAGAATGGTGGGATCCGTGATCTTGTCATCGGCAGCCAGGAGAAAGGCCTTGCTGATGATGACACTGAGCGTGCGGTCACCCTCGAAGGGAAGGAACAGCTTGTCCCCCGCCTTATCGATCTGGGACTGGGCCGGAACAATGCACAGATACCTGCCGGGAGGATCGATGAGGATATTGCCGCTGCCGAGGTGGATCTTATAGCGATGCCTCGTGCCTTGTACGATGAGGAAGTGATCCTCGAACCGGCATGCCGCTGAAATTTTCAACCTTGGCACCAGCTTCTCGAGAATCGTCTTCCGGGTCTTCGCGGAGGCGTTCAGCTCCCCGAACGATTGCTCGTGCCAATAGTCGCGCCGGGCCTGGTTGGTTCCACCGTCGAGCCAGTTGGGATCATTCCCCACACTGGCGACCCCCGCGAAAAGATCGACATCACGCATGATCTCGGAGAACACCAGTGGATCGACTTCCGCCAAGGGAAGCGGGTCCGCCGGAAGCCGTCCGGCATATCCACCGCCGCCCGCATGAGCCGTGACCTGTCCGGCATCCTCCCGGTAGAATCTCACCTGGTCCGTGGTCAGGTAGCGGTAGGCTCCGCTTTCCAGAGTGTCCGCCCCATACTCAGTCCCGGCACCCTCGATCCAGTATTCCGCCCTCATGCCCCAGGCGGGCAGCCAGCGGGTGGCGGGAGGGTATTCATCATCCACCATCAGCCGCAGCCGGTTCTTCCAGCCACGGGCGGAACAAAGCGCGTTGAACTGGTGCTGCCTCAGTAGATGAGCGGCGAAGCGGTTCGAGTAAACCCCGGTGTTTTCCTCCGCCGGAGCCAACAGGTAGATCTCCCGGTGTGCTTGCTTGAACGGCTGAACGATCCCCATCCGCTCGAGCGCGTCGCGCCACTCCAGCACGACGCCGGCGTCCTCATCCAGTGGATGCCAGAGACCCACCGTCGTCGCGGATTCATCCAGAGAGATGGCAGCTCCATGCCGATCCACCAGCCCGCTCTGGTTCCAGACCGCGGCGGTGGAACCTCCCTGTGAGGTGAACTTCCAGATCAGACGGCGGGCCAACGCGCCGACCAGCGGGTGGTCGAGGTAACGCTCGCGCCACACCGCGAAAGGCCAGCTTTTCCGCTGGAGATAAAGGCCGTCCAGTCTCTCCGCCTGGGCGGGCAGCATCTTCTCGATGTCCTTCTTCGCCGCCATGAGCTCCTTCACCTCATCCGCGCATTCCTTCTTGATGGAAGAGGGAAGGGACTTCTGCGGCTTTCCATCCGCCCTGAGCCAGGAAAGCTCCGTTGCTTTGGTGCTCACGACGCTCAGAACGGCGGTGAATTCCCCCAGCGGCAGGACCAGCCTGCCGACCTCCTCCATGCCATAGGAAGGCACGCTCATCTCCCCGAGATCCTCGCGGGAGACCCCAAGGTTTTCCGCCAACCTGCCGAGCGCCTTGTCGATGGAGTTCTGGGCACCTCCGAATTTCACCTTCACCTTGAGGAACGCGAGCCTGCCGAGCGCCTCCGTGCTCCCCATCATGGAGAGGGCGGTGATGCACGCATTGCCCAGACGGATCGCCCGCGGCCCTTTGCCAGCCACCTTGCGGAAGGCGCTCACCGAAAGATTTCCCAGTGCTCGCGCGAGCGCAGGCTCATCCAGCGTTCCACATGCCCAGCAGAGTCCCGCCAGCAGATCAATGTGAGCCGGGATGATCAACTGGTCCTCCACCGCATCGTACTCCGCCGGTTCCACCGGCAGTTCCAGCGTTGGGAAACTGCCATCCGTCGCCTCCCTGACCTCCTCCCGGTTGCCGAAGTCGCGGACATAGTCCCAGGGGTCCTCGGCACGGCTGACCGCCGCTCTCAGTTCGCTGATCTTCTGCCAGCGGTTCTTTCCGACGGGGATCGCCTGGAACAAGACATCATGGAATCGATCAAACTGGGCGAGGGCACAACGCTCCCGCCACGCACGGGCCGAAATCGCCCGGTCCGTCCGCTTCTTGTCAACCAAGGCAAACCAACGTGGCAACCATTCCAGCAACTGTTCCGCAGGAATGCTCTCGAGATGCTTCTTTGTTTGGGCCAGCCACTTCGAGAACGGGGACGATCCGCTCGCGCCCTTGCAGTGGACCAACAGTGCGATGAAGGATGCCCTCTCCTCCGCACCAAGGGTCATCAGATCTCCGATCGCCGCATCGGACCAAGCTTCACCGGGCGACAGGGGAAGGTCCGGGGCGCTCCCCGAAAGCGCGGCGATGCGGGAGATCAGTTTCCTCGTGGAGGCATCCGGATGATTCGCTTCAAGAGCCTCCCTGAGCATCTCCAGGCGCCGGAAATGCTCCTCGGAAGGAGAGCTTTCCATGATGCCGACCAACGACTGCAACGGATAGAAATACGAGAGGCGGTAGCCGGGACCGGCCTCGAGAATCCAATCCAACATCCCGCCGATGGCCTCCTGTGACAGCGGCAGCTTGCGCCTGAGCAAGCGATGGATCATGGCACCCAGGAAGGCGCGGGGGCTCCAAAGCTCCCACCAACAGCCCCTGAGATGATGATTGTAGTTATGGGGATCCTCGTCACGGAAGGCCTGGACCTTCCGGTCCTGCCCCGCGGCCATGGGAACCAGGATGGCGATGAACTCCGCCTGCACCTCCCTGTCCGAAGCATCCACCGCGGCCCACGAGGCCAACGAATCCAGATTCCAGTCGTAGTGATTCGGCTTCCGGACAAGAACGTCCGCAGCCTCGTTCATCAGATCCTTGAGGTGTTGCAGGTCCGCTTCCTGCAGCCCGTGCCGGCCGCCTCCCACGGCCTCGGTGAGTTCCCGGAGAATGGACATGATCAACCTCCGACCAATGGGGTGAACCTTACGAAGCTGACCTCGGTCTCAGCCTCCACCAGGAACGTCTCGTCCAGGCTTTCCGCCTGCCTGTTTCCGATGAGGATGAAGTAGCCGTTGCCCTCAAACGCCCTCAGGGCGGTTTCGTACTGCTTTTCCCAATCGACAGGCCTGAAAACCTTCTCCCCGTTCAAGGTGGTTTCCTGTGGCAGGGAGCGCACCAATCCATCGAAAGCCTCCGCGCGTTTCGCCGAGTTATGATCCTGGACTTCCTGCCAGATGCGGGCGCGGATGATCTCCCGGACCGACATCCTCTCGTCCAGGGACTCGATGGTGAAGGTGCGCAAGCGGTCCCCTGTCAGGGATTCATCGACAATAACCATACCTTGAGCTTGCCGCCTGGCATTTCATGGCGGCAAGCCCGGAATTGTCACGGCATCTCACAGGTTCCCCTTCTTCATCTCGCTGACCGCATGGTCCACCGCGCGGGCGGTGAGGGCCATGTAGGTGAGTGACGGGTTCTGGCAGCTTGCGGAAGTCATCGCCGCGCCGTCCGTGCAGAAGACATTCGGCGCACCCCAGACCTGGTTGAACTTGTTGAGGACGGAGGTCTTCGGCGAACCACCCATGCGGGCGGTGCCCATCTCATGGATGCCCAGGCCGATGGACGGCGTGTTGTTATAGCTGTTGATGTGCTTCGCGCCCATCGCCTCCAGCATCTCCTCCGCGTCCTTCCGCATGTCGAGGCGCATGTTGATCTCGTTCTCCTTGAACTCGGCGTTGGCGACGACGAGGGGCAGCCCCCACTTGTCCTTCTTGTCCGGGTGCAGGGAGATGCGGTTGTCCTCATAGGGCAGGCATTCGCCGAAGCCGCCCATGTTGATGGACCATGGCCCCCATGAGAGGAGCTGCTTCTTGAAATCCTCCCCGAAGCCGTCGATGCCGCGCGTCCAGCCGGAGCGCATGCCGCCCCCCTGGTAGCCGAAGCCGCGGATGTAGTTCTGGTTCGCCTTTTCCGAATGGTTCCGGAAGCGCGGGATGTAGAAGCCGTTCGGGCGGCGGCCATACTGCACCTTGTCGAGATGGCCTTCCACCACGCCGCTGGCACCGACACCGAGATGGTGGTCCATCAGGTATCCGCCGAGCGAGCCGGAGTCATCCATCCCGTTCGGATAACGGGAGGACTTCGAGTTCATGAGGATGGCCGTGGAGGCCACCGCAGAGGCATTCAGGAAGATGATCTTCGCGAAATACTCCGTGGTCTCCATGGTCAGCTCATCGATCAGTCGGACACCAACGGCCTTGTTCGTTTTGTCATCGAAGATGACCGAGTGGACGATGGAGTGCGGGCGGAAGGTCATGTTCCCCGTCGCGGCGGCGGCGGGCAGGGTGGCGGCCTGACTGCTGAAATACGCGCCGAATGGACAACCACGGCTGCACAGGTTCCGGTACATGCACTGGGCGCGGCCGAGCGCGGTCTGCTCCGGCGTGGGTGCGGTGAGGTGGGCGACACGGCCCGGCACCACCTTGCGGCCCGGCCACTTTTTCTCGACCGCCGCCTTCAGATCCAGCTCGGCGGGGGTGAGGGCCATCGGCGGTTGGAACACGCCGTCCGGCAGGATGTCCAGGCCCTCCATCGAGCCGCTGATGCCGGCGAATCTCTCCACGTGGTCATACCACGGCGCGAGTTCCTCATAGGTGATGGGCCACGGGATGGCGATGCCATCGCGCTCGTTCGCCAGCAGATCGATGGGGGAAAGGCGGTAGCTCTGCTTGCCCCACATGATGGATCGGCCGCCGGTGTGGTAGCCGCGCATCCAGTCGAAGCGCTTCTCCTCGATGTAGGGATGGTCGACGTCATCGACGAACATCTTGTTCGTCGCGGGCTTGATGGTGTAGCCGGTGCGGTTCTGCTTTTCCTGGCGGGCCAGCATGTCGCGCGGCGTCTTGTTCTGGTAGGACAACTCCCACGGCGCGCTGTTCGTCGTGTCGTAGCCGACGATGTGCTTGAGATCATAGCCGCGTTCCAGCACCAGCGTTTTCAGGCCTTTCTGGCAGAGTTCCTTCGCCGCCCAGCCACCTGAGATTCCGGAGCCGACGACGATGGCGTCGTAGGTGTGCTCCGCCTTGCCTTTGGCATTCACATTCATGGGTTCGTTTCGGGGAAAGGGTTCAGACGTAGACCTTCTGGCCGGGTTTCAGTTCGGACGCGGGTTCCCATCTGCCGGGAACCAGGATCCACTCCAGCGCCTGGGTGCCGCCCACCTCGGAGTTCACGTAGGTGAACTTCACCAGGTCCTTGAACTGGCGGATGAAGGCCTTCGTGGTGCCGGCCTTTTTCGATTCCTGCTCCATCGCGGTCAGCAGGCCGACGCGCTCCGCCACCGTGAGCTGGGCGCAGGGTTTCGAGAACTGGTCGGCGGAACGTTTCTCCACCTCGGCCAGACCGTCGGTGATGATCTTCTGGTCCCCCGCTTCCAGGCAGTCCTGGACGATGAGTTCCAGCCACTGTGGCACGCCGGCATCGATCGCGCCGGGCGTGTCCGTCTTCGGGATGGTGGTTTCCGAAAGGACGGCCACCAGAGCGCGCTGCTCCGGGGTGAAGAGCTTCAGCTTCGATGCATCGAGCGGCTCGCCGAATTTCGCGAAGGCACTCTCCGGGAGAGTGACGGAGGCGCCGAAGGTCAGCGCCATCATTTTGAGGATTTCCCTGCGTTCCATGGGTTGATTGGGATCGTCCAAGCACTACCCCTCCGGCAAGCGGCACGCAAGGGCCGCGATTATAAAAGCGCACACGCCAAAGGACGGCACGAAAAAGGCCCGTGATCCTCGCGGACCACGGACCTGATCTGAAACGCGGCTTCCGGCGCGGATCACTTCTTGGCGGGCGGGGTCCAGTGCAGGACCTGGCCGTCGGCCTCGAGGCGCTCCTTCAGCTTCTCATAGGAGATCTTCTGGACGGAGACGCCTTCCTTCTGGGAATGCACCGCGGCGGTCGCCGCGCTCTGGCCCAGGATCATGAACACAGGCTCCATCCGGATGCTGCCGTAGGAGATGTGACTGGAGCTGACGCAGACCGGCACCAGCAGGTTCTGCACGCTCTTCTCCGGTGGCACGATGGAGCCGTAATCGATCTCGTAGGCACGGCCCACGCCGACCTGGATGTCGCCCTCGTTGCGGGCGTGGCCGTTCTCATCCACGAAGCGGCGGATGTTGTGGGAGTCCATCTGGTAGGAACCCATGCCGACGGACTTCGGCGTGGGCAGCTTGCCGGTGAGGTGGTTCTCCGTGATGACGAAGTCGGAAACCATGCGGCGGGCGACACGGATGTAGAGCTGGTGAGGCCAGTTGTTGTTATCCTTGAACTCATCCTTCGCCAGTCCCCAGGTGTTCATCTTGTCCTGGATGTCCTTAGGCACGCGCGGGTCATGGCAGAGGAACCAGTAGAAGCCCTTCTGGTATTCCTCATGCTCCTTGATGATCTCGCGGCGGCGCTCATAGGAGGCCTCCGGGTAGTCGTGGTTGTAGCCGATGTTGTCGGAGGAGAACGCACCGTGGTTGTTGGTGTCCGTCTTGTGGTTCTGGATGCCGTCGAACTTGCGGAACACTTCCGTCCAGCCTGCCTGCAGGTAGCGCGCGAGCAGCTCATACTGCATCGGGTCGTATTTCTCCGGCTTCGGGAATGGCACGCGGTTCGGTTCGTGGTTCGTCATGCACATGCGGAAGCAGTAGGCCTGGACGCCCTTGTCCGCCGCACCTTCCACACCGGCACCCGCATCCTCGATCCGGGGAACCAGACCGGACGACTTGTCG
The nucleotide sequence above comes from Akkermansiaceae bacterium. Encoded proteins:
- a CDS encoding DUF4256 domain-containing protein, whose translation is MSAKPKTNLTAAERRDLLAILEARFTKNEGRHKGIRWEDVLAKLEKAGAKLCSLHQMEETGGEPDVIGFDPETGAYLFVDCSPQSPKGRMSLCYDREGLESRKEHRPANSAMDLAAEMGVSLLTEDEYRRLQDLGDFDTKTSSWLKTPDDVRKLGGALFGDRRFGRTFIYHNGAQSYYSGRGFRTVLGI
- a CDS encoding DUF4132 domain-containing protein: MSILRELTEAVGGGRHGLQEADLQHLKDLMNEAADVLVRKPNHYDWNLDSLASWAAVDASDREVQAEFIAILVPMAAGQDRKVQAFRDEDPHNYNHHLRGCWWELWSPRAFLGAMIHRLLRRKLPLSQEAIGGMLDWILEAGPGYRLSYFYPLQSLVGIMESSPSEEHFRRLEMLREALEANHPDASTRKLISRIAALSGSAPDLPLSPGEAWSDAAIGDLMTLGAEERASFIALLVHCKGASGSSPFSKWLAQTKKHLESIPAEQLLEWLPRWFALVDKKRTDRAISARAWRERCALAQFDRFHDVLFQAIPVGKNRWQKISELRAAVSRAEDPWDYVRDFGNREEVREATDGSFPTLELPVEPAEYDAVEDQLIIPAHIDLLAGLCWACGTLDEPALARALGNLSVSAFRKVAGKGPRAIRLGNACITALSMMGSTEALGRLAFLKVKVKFGGAQNSIDKALGRLAENLGVSREDLGEMSVPSYGMEEVGRLVLPLGEFTAVLSVVSTKATELSWLRADGKPQKSLPSSIKKECADEVKELMAAKKDIEKMLPAQAERLDGLYLQRKSWPFAVWRERYLDHPLVGALARRLIWKFTSQGGSTAAVWNQSGLVDRHGAAISLDESATTVGLWHPLDEDAGVVLEWRDALERMGIVQPFKQAHREIYLLAPAEENTGVYSNRFAAHLLRQHQFNALCSARGWKNRLRLMVDDEYPPATRWLPAWGMRAEYWIEGAGTEYGADTLESGAYRYLTTDQVRFYREDAGQVTAHAGGGGYAGRLPADPLPLAEVDPLVFSEIMRDVDLFAGVASVGNDPNWLDGGTNQARRDYWHEQSFGELNASAKTRKTILEKLVPRLKISAACRFEDHFLIVQGTRHRYKIHLGSGNILIDPPGRYLCIVPAQSQIDKAGDKLFLPFEGDRTLSVIISKAFLLAADDKITDPTILRQLA
- a CDS encoding GMC family oxidoreductase — translated: MNVNAKGKAEHTYDAIVVGSGISGGWAAKELCQKGLKTLVLERGYDLKHIVGYDTTNSAPWELSYQNKTPRDMLARQEKQNRTGYTIKPATNKMFVDDVDHPYIEEKRFDWMRGYHTGGRSIMWGKQSYRLSPIDLLANERDGIAIPWPITYEELAPWYDHVERFAGISGSMEGLDILPDGVFQPPMALTPAELDLKAAVEKKWPGRKVVPGRVAHLTAPTPEQTALGRAQCMYRNLCSRGCPFGAYFSSQAATLPAAAATGNMTFRPHSIVHSVIFDDKTNKAVGVRLIDELTMETTEYFAKIIFLNASAVASTAILMNSKSSRYPNGMDDSGSLGGYLMDHHLGVGASGVVEGHLDKVQYGRRPNGFYIPRFRNHSEKANQNYIRGFGYQGGGMRSGWTRGIDGFGEDFKKQLLSWGPWSINMGGFGECLPYEDNRISLHPDKKDKWGLPLVVANAEFKENEINMRLDMRKDAEEMLEAMGAKHINSYNNTPSIGLGIHEMGTARMGGSPKTSVLNKFNQVWGAPNVFCTDGAAMTSASCQNPSLTYMALTARAVDHAVSEMKKGNL
- a CDS encoding gluconate 2-dehydrogenase subunit 3 family protein encodes the protein MERREILKMMALTFGASVTLPESAFAKFGEPLDASKLKLFTPEQRALVAVLSETTIPKTDTPGAIDAGVPQWLELIVQDCLEAGDQKIITDGLAEVEKRSADQFSKPCAQLTVAERVGLLTAMEQESKKAGTTKAFIRQFKDLVKFTYVNSEVGGTQALEWILVPGRWEPASELKPGQKVYV
- a CDS encoding FAD-dependent oxidoreductase, with translation MTPLNRYLVPLFLATGALHAQESADIIIYGGTSASIAAAVQAKKMGASVIVVSPDKHLGGLSSGGLGFTDSGRKETIGGVSREFYQKIYQHYEKEEAWKWQKREEYGNKGQGHVAIDGANRTAWIFEPHAAEGVFEGWVKEHDLKVVRDAWLDRENGVTVEDGKIKSIKTLDGKTYTGKTFIDATYEGDLMAAAKVPYIVGRESSAQYNETLNGNQPVKTTKHQFDFPVDPYIKPGDKSSGLVPRIEDAGAGVEGAADKGVQAYCFRMCMTNHEPNRVPFPKPEKYDPMQYELLARYLQAGWTEVFRKFDGIQNHKTDTNNHGAFSSDNIGYNHDYPEASYERRREIIKEHEEYQKGFYWFLCHDPRVPKDIQDKMNTWGLAKDEFKDNNNWPHQLYIRVARRMVSDFVITENHLTGKLPTPKSVGMGSYQMDSHNIRRFVDENGHARNEGDIQVGVGRAYEIDYGSIVPPEKSVQNLLVPVCVSSSHISYGSIRMEPVFMILGQSAATAAVHSQKEGVSVQKISYEKLKERLEADGQVLHWTPPAKK